A stretch of the Ananas comosus cultivar F153 linkage group 14, ASM154086v1, whole genome shotgun sequence genome encodes the following:
- the LOC109720356 gene encoding uncharacterized protein LOC109720356: MDGAPHLSLAAKWCPSLDSCYDLSTFICEAVAQHLFPRESDPVYADLPDAHYAYRVCDRLGREALVLLRRTLQLPEVYIFAGEWGLATYERVASVAMKNYTPLFTKRDGDRFDRYLADVRESKAMITAGALLSHEILFSSAGEVAELQWRRMMEDLLARGKLCNCIAVCDVFGSMSGEPMDVVVALGLLVSELNEEPWKGCVITFSTEPKLHRIAGNSLQEKTEFMKRMDWRGNTDFQEVFLRWRSRQRSPRRFGNPPLPGDAGRVCK, from the exons ATGGACGGTGCACCCCACCTCTCCCTGGCGGCGAAGTGGTGCCCCTCCCTCGACTCCTGCTACGACCTCTCCACCTTCATCTGCGAGGCCGTGGCGCAGCACCTCTTCCCGAGGGAATCTGACCCGGTCTACGCCGACCTCCCCGACGCCCACTACGCCTACCGCGTCTGCGACCGCCTCGGCAGGGAGGCGCTCGTCCTGCTCCGCCGCACACTCCAGCTCCCCGAGGTCTACATCTTCGCCGGGGAGTGGGGGCTCGCCACTTACGAGCGCGTCGCCTCCGTCGCCATGAAGAACTACACCCCGCTATTCACCAAGCGCGACGGCGACCGCTTCGACCGCTACCTTGCCGACGTGCGCGAGAGCAAGGCCATGATCACTGCGGGCGCCCTCCTCTCCCACGAGAtcctcttctcctccgccgGCGAGGTCGCCGAGCTCCAGTGGCGGCGCATGATGGAGGACCTCCTCGCCAGGGGGAAGCTCTGCAACTGCATTGCCGTGTGCGACGTCTTCGGGAGCATGAGCGGGGAGCCTATGGACGTCGTCGTCGCCCTCGGCCTCCTCGTCTCCGAGCTCAACGAGGAGCCATGGAAGGGCTGCGTCATCACCTTCAGCACCGAGCCAAAGCTCCACAGGATCGCTGGGAACTCCCTCCAGGAGAAGACGGAGTTCATGAAGCGGATGGATTGGAGGGGGAACACGGACTTCCAGGAGGTGTTCTTGAGGTGGCGATCGCGGCAGCGCTCCCCCCGAAGATTCGGCAACCCCCCCCTCCCCGGAGATGCG ggacgtgtatgcaaataa
- the LOC109720824 gene encoding protein C2-DOMAIN ABA-RELATED 11-like produces the protein MEEAAGVLKVFVGQGKRLAIRDFMSSDPYVVVRVGNLTAKTKVINSCLNPVWNEEFAFSVKEPLGVVKFEVFDRDRFKHDDKMGHAFLDLQPIAGASKLKRALQLTTAGETKLRKVAPNPDNCLLADSFVTHTDGEIVLDARLRLCDVESGELFVTVKWIDCAAAAAANSSTSYAAAR, from the exons ATGGAGGAGGCGGCTGGAGTTCTTAAAGTGTTTGTCGGCCAAGGGAAGAGGCTCGCGATTCGGGATTTCATGAGCAGCGATCCGTATGTCGTCGTGAGGGTCGGGAATCTG ACGGCGAAGACGAAAGTCATTAACAGTTGCCTGAATCCGGTCTGGAACGAAGAGTTCGCTTTCTCCGTCAAAGAGCCGCTCGGAGTCGTGAAATTC GAGGTGTTCGATCGCGACCGATTCAAGCACGACGACAAGATGGGGCACGCCTTTCTCGATCTGCAGCCGATTGCCGGAGCCTCGAAGCTCAAGCGCGCGCTGCAGCTCACCACGGCCGGCGAGACCAAGCTGCGGAAGGTGGCCCCGAACCCCGACAACTGCCTCCTGGCCGACAGCTTCGTCACCCACACCGACGGCGAGATCGTGCTGGACGCGCGGCTCAGGCTCTGCGACGTCGAGTCCGGCGAATTGTTCGTGACGGTTAAGTGGATTGAttgcgccgcggcggcggcggcaaacAGTAGCACTAGTTATGCAGCAGCtaggtga
- the LOC109720806 gene encoding acetyl-CoA acetyltransferase, cytosolic 1-like: MGSTAAEDQIKPRDVCVVGVARTPMGGFLGALSPLAATKLGSIAIKAALQRANVDPALVQEVYFGNVLSANLGQAPARQAALGAGIPNTVVCSAINKVCASGMKATILAAQSIQLGINDVVVAGGMESMSNAPKYIAEARKGSRFGHDTLVDGMLKDGLWDVYNDFAMGMCAELCADNHSITREEQDSYAIQSNERGIAARDSGAFAWEIAPVEVSAGRGKPSVIVDKDESLEKFDPAKLRKLRPSFKENGGTVTAGNASSISDGAAALVLVSGQKALELGLQVIAKITGYADAAQAPELFTTAPALAVPKAIAHAGLSASQVDYYEINEAFSVVALANQKLLGIPSEKINVHGGAVSLGHPLGCSGARILVTLLGVLKQKAGKIGVAGVCNGGGGASALVVELV; the protein is encoded by the exons ATGGGTTCGACTGCGGCCGAGGACCAGATTAAGCCTAGAG ATGTATGTGTTGTTGGGGTTGCACGTACTCCTATGGGCGGCTTCCTGGGTGCCTTATCACCCTTGGCTGCTACAAAACTCGGATCAATAGCTATTAAAG CCGCACTTCAAAGAGCCAATGTTGATCCAGCACTCGTACAAGAGGTTTATTTCGGCAACGTGTTGAGTGCCAATTTGGGGCAGGCTCCTGCTAGACAAGCTGCTTTAGGTGCTGGAATACCGAATACTGTGGTCTGCTCTGCGATCAACAAAGTTTGTGCATCTGGAATGAAAG CTACAATTCTTGCTGCACAAAGTATCCAATTGGGAATCAATGATGTTGTCGTGGCTGGTGGAATGGAGAGCATGTCAAATGCCCCTAAATATATTGCTGAAGCAAG GAAAGGATCTCGATTTGGGCATGACACTCTCGTTGATGGGATGCTTAAGGATGGTCTTTGGGATGTATACAATGATTTTGCTATGGGAATGTGTGCTGAACTTTGTGCAGATAATCATTCTATTACAAGGGAAGAGCAG GATTCTTATGCCATTCAAAGCAACGAGCGTGGAATAGCTGCTCGGGATAGTGGTGCTTTTGCTTGGGAAATAGCTCCT GTTGAAGTTTCTGCTGGTAGAGGGAAACCATCAGTAATTGTTGATAAGGATGAAAGCCTAGAAAAG TTTGACCCTGCGAAACTGAGGAAGCTCCGTCCGAGTTTTAAGGAGAATGGTGGTACTGTTACAGCTGGAAATGCCTCTAGTATAAG TGATGGTGCTGCTGCATTGGTGCTGGTGAGTGGACAAAAGGCTCTAGAACTAGGATTGCAAGTGATTGCAAAGATAACGGGATACGCTGATGCCGCTCAG GCGCCCGAGCTCTTTACAACAGCTCCAGCTCTTGCTGTACCAAAAGCTATTGCACATGCTGGCTTAAGTGCTTCTCAAGTCGACTATTACGAAATAAATGAAGCTTTCTCT GTTGTGGCCCTTGCAAATCAGAAGCTTCTTGGGATTCCTTCT GAAAAGATTAATGTGCATGGTGGAGCCGTATCTTTAGGACACCCTCTTGGTTGCAGTGGAGCTCGCATTCTGGTCACCCTTCTAGGG GTCCTCAAACAGAAGGCCGGCAAAATTGGAGTCGCCGGAGTTTGCAATGGTGGCGGCGGAGCATCTGCGCTTGTTGTCGAGCTCGTGTAA